One segment of Zonotrichia albicollis isolate bZonAlb1 chromosome 4, bZonAlb1.hap1, whole genome shotgun sequence DNA contains the following:
- the FAM118A gene encoding protein FAM118A isoform X1: MHDAPATPASPAVPSVEPPKGSEMDSPEGATIRNEQKNRKFLKSLIRKQPRDLLLVIGTGVSAAVAPGIPALCSWRSCIEAVLGAAEQLEVLHPGDVAEFRKKVAKERDLLVVAHDLIRKMSPRTGDTKPNFFQDCLMEVFDNLEHHIQNPVVLLSILRLMERGTMVLTTNYDNLLEIFGQQQGKPMESLDLKDKDKVLQWARGHVKYGVLHIHGLYTDPCGMVLDPSGYKDVTQDPEVMEVLQNLYRTKSFLFLGCGETLRDQIFQALFLYTVKNKVDLEHYMLVLKENEDHFFKLQADMLLHGIKVVSYGDCFQQFPEYVQDLTAQICKQRSPDADRVDSTTLLGTSCVDCAKRKLGESGTDSPKRIKESDMPTLE; encoded by the exons ATGCACGATGCCCCGGCCACCCCCGCCAGCCCCGCCGTGCCGTCTGTAGAGCCGCCCAAG gGCTCAGAGATGGATTCACCAGAAGGGGCCACCATtagaaatgaacagaaaaacAG GAAATTCCTAAAAAGTCTGATAAGAAAGCAGCCTCGGGACCTTCTGCTGGTGATAGGGACGGGGGTGAGCGCTGCAGTGGCCCCTGGAATCCCAGCActgtgctcctggaggagctgcatCGAGGCTGTGCTTGGAGcagctgagcagctggaggTGCTGCACCCTGGGGACGTCGCTGAATTCCGTAAGAAAGTGGCCAAAGAGAGGGACCTGCTTGTGGTGGCACATGATCTCATCAGGAAGATGTCACCA CGTACCGGGGACACCAAGCCCAACTTCTTTCAGGATTGCCTCATGGAGGTGTTTGATAATTTGGAGCATCACATTCAGAACCCTGTGGTTCTGCTGTCCATCCTGAGGTTaatggagagaggcacaatggTTCTGACTACGAACTATGATAACCTGCTTGAAATATTTGGTCAGCAACAGGGTAAACCCATGGAATCTTTAGACCTTAAAGATAAGGATAAG GTTCTTCAGTGGGCAAGGGGCCATGTAAAATATGGAGTTCTTCATATTCATGGCTTATATACAGATCCCTGTGGAATGGTGCTCGATCCCTCAGGATATAAAGATGTTACTCAAGATCCTGAAGTCATG GAGGTTCTCCAGAACTTGTACAGAACCaaatcctttttgtttttgggcTGTGGAGAGACTCTGCGTGACCAGATATTCCAGGCTCTTTTTCTTTACACAGTAAAGAACAAAGTGGATCTAGAACATTACATGTTGGTGCTTAAAGAAAATGAAGACCACTTTTTTAAGCTGCAGGCAGATATGCTGCTGCATGGAATAAAAGTGGTGTCCTATGGGGACTGCTTCCAACAATTCCCTGAGTATGTCCAGGATCTGACTGCTCAAATCTGCAAACAGAGAAGTCCAG ATGCTGACCGGGTGGACAGCACAACGCTCTTGG GAACATCATGTGTGGACTGTGCTAAAAGGAAGTTAGGAGAAAGTGGCACTGATTCTCCTAAGAGGATCAAAGAGTCAGATATGCCCACTCTTGAATGA
- the FAM118A gene encoding protein FAM118A isoform X2: MDSPEGATIRNEQKNRKFLKSLIRKQPRDLLLVIGTGVSAAVAPGIPALCSWRSCIEAVLGAAEQLEVLHPGDVAEFRKKVAKERDLLVVAHDLIRKMSPRTGDTKPNFFQDCLMEVFDNLEHHIQNPVVLLSILRLMERGTMVLTTNYDNLLEIFGQQQGKPMESLDLKDKDKVLQWARGHVKYGVLHIHGLYTDPCGMVLDPSGYKDVTQDPEVMEVLQNLYRTKSFLFLGCGETLRDQIFQALFLYTVKNKVDLEHYMLVLKENEDHFFKLQADMLLHGIKVVSYGDCFQQFPEYVQDLTAQICKQRSPDADRVDSTTLLGTSCVDCAKRKLGESGTDSPKRIKESDMPTLE, encoded by the exons ATGGATTCACCAGAAGGGGCCACCATtagaaatgaacagaaaaacAG GAAATTCCTAAAAAGTCTGATAAGAAAGCAGCCTCGGGACCTTCTGCTGGTGATAGGGACGGGGGTGAGCGCTGCAGTGGCCCCTGGAATCCCAGCActgtgctcctggaggagctgcatCGAGGCTGTGCTTGGAGcagctgagcagctggaggTGCTGCACCCTGGGGACGTCGCTGAATTCCGTAAGAAAGTGGCCAAAGAGAGGGACCTGCTTGTGGTGGCACATGATCTCATCAGGAAGATGTCACCA CGTACCGGGGACACCAAGCCCAACTTCTTTCAGGATTGCCTCATGGAGGTGTTTGATAATTTGGAGCATCACATTCAGAACCCTGTGGTTCTGCTGTCCATCCTGAGGTTaatggagagaggcacaatggTTCTGACTACGAACTATGATAACCTGCTTGAAATATTTGGTCAGCAACAGGGTAAACCCATGGAATCTTTAGACCTTAAAGATAAGGATAAG GTTCTTCAGTGGGCAAGGGGCCATGTAAAATATGGAGTTCTTCATATTCATGGCTTATATACAGATCCCTGTGGAATGGTGCTCGATCCCTCAGGATATAAAGATGTTACTCAAGATCCTGAAGTCATG GAGGTTCTCCAGAACTTGTACAGAACCaaatcctttttgtttttgggcTGTGGAGAGACTCTGCGTGACCAGATATTCCAGGCTCTTTTTCTTTACACAGTAAAGAACAAAGTGGATCTAGAACATTACATGTTGGTGCTTAAAGAAAATGAAGACCACTTTTTTAAGCTGCAGGCAGATATGCTGCTGCATGGAATAAAAGTGGTGTCCTATGGGGACTGCTTCCAACAATTCCCTGAGTATGTCCAGGATCTGACTGCTCAAATCTGCAAACAGAGAAGTCCAG ATGCTGACCGGGTGGACAGCACAACGCTCTTGG GAACATCATGTGTGGACTGTGCTAAAAGGAAGTTAGGAGAAAGTGGCACTGATTCTCCTAAGAGGATCAAAGAGTCAGATATGCCCACTCTTGAATGA